From one Malus sylvestris chromosome 1, drMalSylv7.2, whole genome shotgun sequence genomic stretch:
- the LOC126632774 gene encoding sorbitol dehydrogenase-like — MGKGGQKIYGLAKKAKPVQQENMAAYLVDVNTIKILPFKLPSIGPNDVRIRIKAVGICGSDVHYLRTMKCADFEVKEPMVIGHECAGIVDKVGSEVKHLVPGDRVAVEPGISCTRCQQCKGGQYNLCPDMKFFATPPVHGSLANQIVHPADLCFKLPENVSLEEGAMCEPLSVGVHACRRANVGPETTVLIIGAGPIGLVSVLAARAFGAPRIVIMDMDDKRLAMAKSLGADGTVKVSTKMEDLDDEVAKIKEAMESEVDVTFDCVGFNKTMSTGLNATRPGGKVCLVGMGHGMMTVPLTPAAAREVDVVGVFRYKNTWPLCLEFLRSGKIDVKPLITHRFGFTEKEVEEAFATSARGGDAIKVMFNL, encoded by the exons ATGGGTAAGGGTGGGCAAAAGATTTATGGATTGGCTAAGAAAGCCAAACCTGTTCAGCAAGAAAACATGGCTGCTTATCTTGTTGATGTCAACACCATCAAGATCCTACCTTTCAAGCTCCCCAGTATCG GACCCAATGATGTCCGGATTCGGATTAAGGCAGTTGGTATTTGTGGAAGCGATGTTCACTACCTCAGGACCATGAAATGTGCGGATTTTGAGGTTAAAGAACCGATGGTGATCGGACATGAGTGTGCTGGGATCGTAGACAAAGTTGGGAGCGAGGTGAAGCATCTGGTGCCTGGCGACCGGGTGGCGGTTGAGCCCGGTATCAGTTGCACACGGTGTCAGCAGTGCAAAGGAGGGCAGTACAATCTTTGCCCCGACATGAAGTTTTTCGCCACCCCACCGGTTCATGGTTCCTTGGCAAATCAG ATTGTGCATCCTGCGGATCTATGCTTCAAGCTGCCAGAGAATGTGAGCTTGGAGGAAGGGGCAATGTGCGAGCCCTTGAGTGTTGGAGTTCATGCATGTCGGCGAGCCAATGTTGGTCCCGAAACAACTGTTCTGATCATCGGAGCAGGGCCTATTGGTCTGGTTTCAGTTTTGGCCGCTCGTGCTTTCGGGGCACCAAGAATTGTCATTATGGATATGGATGACAAGCGTTTAGCCATGGCAAAGTCTCTCGGCGCTGATGGCACCGtcaaagtttcaacaaaaatgGAGGATTTGGATGACGAAGTTGCCAAGATTAAAGAAGCAATGGAATCCGAGGTGGATGTGACCTTTGATTGTGTGGGTTTTAATAAAACCATGTCGACGGGTCTCAACGCCACTCGCCCCGGCGGCAAAGTCTGCCTTGTCGGAATGGGACACGGCATGATGACGGTGCCTCTCACTCCAGCTGCTGCCAGGGAGGTTGATGTGGTTGGTGTTTTCCGGTACAAGAACACATGGCCACTTTGCCTCGAGTTTTTGAGAAGTGGGAAGATCGACGTGAAGCCGCTTATTACTCACCGGTTTGGATTTACCGAGAAGGAGGTGGAAGAAGCCTTTGCTACCAGTGCTCGTGGGGGTGACGCCATCAAAGTCATGTTTAATCTATAG
- the LOC126632778 gene encoding sorbitol dehydrogenase-like isoform X1 produces MGKGGQSINGVAKEAKPVEQENMAAWLVDVNTIKILPFELPSIGPNDVRIWIKAVGICGSDVHYLKTMKCANFEVKEPMVIGHECAGIVDKVGSEVKHLVPGDRVAVEPGISCSRCQQCKGGRYNLCPDMKFFATPPVHGSLANQIVHPADLCFKLPENVSLEEGAMCEPLSVGVHACRRANVGPETTVLVIGAGPIGLVSVLAARAFGAPRIVIVDMDDQRLAMAKSLGADGTVKVSTKMEDIDDEVAMIKEAMESEVDVTFDCVGFSKTMSTGLKATRSGGRVCLVGMGHSTMTVPLTPAAAREVDVVGVFRYRNTWPLCLDFLRSGKIDVKPLITHRFGFTEKDVEEAFATSARGGNAIKVMFNL; encoded by the exons ATGGGTAAGGGAGGCCAATCGATTAATGGAGTGGCTAAGGAAGCCAAAC CTGTTGAGCAAGAAAACATGGCTGCTTGGCTTGTTGATGTCAACACCATCAAGATCCTACCTTTCGAGCTCCCCAGTATCG GACCCAATGATGTCCGGATTTGGATTAAGGCTGTCGGCATTTGTGGAAGCGATGTTCACTACCTCAAGACCATGAAATGTGCGAATTTTGAGGTCAAGGAGCCAATGGTAATCGGACATGAGTGTGCTGGCATCGTAGACAAAGTTGGGAGCGAGGTGAAGCATCTGGTGCCTGGTGACCGGGTGGCGGTTGAGCCCGGTATCAGTTGCTCTCGGTGTCAGCAGTGCAAAGGAGGGCGGTACAATCTTTGCCCCGACATGAAGTTTTTCGCCACCCCACCGGTTCATGGTTCCTTGGCAAATCAg ATTGTGCATCCTGCGGATCTATGCTTTAAGCTGCCAGAGAATGTGAGCTTGGAGGAAGGGGCAATGTGTGAGCCCTTGAGTGTTGGGGTTCATGCTTGTCGGCGAGCCAATGTTGGTCCCGAAACAACTGTTCTGGTCATCGGAGCTGGGCCTATTGGTCTCGTTTCAGTTTTGGCCGCTCGTGCTTTTGGGGCACCAAGAATTGTCATCGTGGATATGGATGACCAACGTTTAGCCATGGCAAAGTCTCTTGGCGCTGATGGCACTGTAaaagtttcaacaaaaatgGAGGATATAGATGACGAAGTTGCCATGATTAAAGAAGCCATGGAATCCGAAGTGGATGTAACCTTTGATTGTGTGGGTTTCAGTAAGACCATGTCGACAGGTCTCAAGGCCACTCGCTCCGGCGGCAGAGTCTGCCTTGTCGGAATGGGACACAGCACGATGACAGTGCCTCTCACTCCGGCTGCTGCCAGGGAGGTTGATGTGGTTGGAGTTTTCCGGTACAGGAACACATGGCCACTTTGCCTCGATTTTTTGAGAAGTGGGAAGATCGACGTGAAGCCGCTTATTACTCACCGGTTTGGATTTACCGAGAAGGATGTGGAAGAAGCCTTTGCGACCAGTGCTCGTGGGGGTAACGCCATTAAAGTCATGTTTAATCTTTAG
- the LOC126632760 gene encoding sorbitol dehydrogenase-like, giving the protein MGKGGQKIYGLAKKAKPVQQENMAAYLVDVNTIKILPFKIPSIGPNDVRIRIKAVGICGSDVHYLKTMKCADFEVKEPMVMGHECAGIVDKVGSEVKHLVPGDRVAVEPGISCSRCQQCKGGQYNLCPDMKFFATPPVHGSLANQIVHPADLCFKLPENVSLEEGAMCEPLSVGVHACRRANVGPETTVLIIGAGPIGLVSVLAARAFGAPRIVIMDMDDKRLAMAKSLGADGTVKVSTKMEDLDDEVAKIKEAMESEVDVTFDCVGFNKTMSTGLNATRPGGKVCLVGMGHGMMTVPLTPAAAREVDVVGVFRYKNTWPLCLDFLKSGKIDVKPLITHRFGFTEKEVEEAFATSARGGDAIKVMFNL; this is encoded by the exons ATGGGTAAGGGTGGGCAAAAGATTTATGGATTGGCTAAGAAAGCCAAACCTGTTCAGCAAGAAAACATGGCTGCTTATCTTGTTGATGTCAACACCATCAAGATCCTACCTTTCAAAATCCCCAGTATCG GACCCAATGATGTCCGGATTCGGATTAAGGCGGTTGGTATTTGTGGAAGTGATGTTCACTACCTCAAGACCATGAAATGTGCGGATTTTGAGGTTAAAGAGCCGATGGTGATGGGACATGAGTGTGCTGGGATCGTAGACAAAGTTGGGAGCGAGGTGAAGCATCTGGTGCCTGGTGACCGGGTGGCGGTTGAGCCCGGTATCAGTTGCTCACGGTGTCAGCAGTGCAAAGGAGGGCAGTACAATCTTTGCCCCGACATGAAGTTTTTCGCCACCCCACCGGTTCATGGTTCCTTGGCAAATCAG ATTGTGCATCCTGCGGATCTATGCTTCAAGCTGCCAGAGAATGTGAGCTTGGAGGAAGGGGCAATGTGCGAGCCCTTGAGTGTTGGAGTTCATGCATGTCGGCGAGCCAATGTTGGTCCCGAAACAACTGTTCTGATCATCGGAGCAGGGCCTATTGGTCTGGTTTCAGTTTTGGCCGCTCGTGCTTTCGGGGCACCAAGAATTGTCATTATGGATATGGATGACAAGCGTTTAGCCATGGCAAAGTCTCTCGGCGCTGATGGCACCGtcaaagtttcaacaaaaatgGAGGATTTGGATGACGAAGTTGCCAAGATTAAAGAAGCAATGGAATCCGAGGTGGATGTGACCTTTGATTGTGTGGGTTTTAATAAAACCATGTCGACGGGTCTCAACGCCACTCGCCCCGGCGGCAAAGTCTGCCTTGTCGGAATGGGACACGGCATGATGACAGTGCCTCTCACTCCAGCTGCTGCCAGGGAGGTTGATGTGGTTGGTGTTTTCCGGTACAAGAACACATGGCCACTTTGCCTCGATTTTTTGAAAAGTGGAAAGATCGACGTGAAGCCGCTTATTACTCACCGGTTTGGATTTACCGAGAAGGAGGTGGAAGAAGCCTTTGCTACCAGTGCTCGTGGGGGTGACGCCATCAAAGTCATGTTTAATCTATAG
- the LOC126632778 gene encoding sorbitol dehydrogenase-like isoform X2 — translation MGKGGQSINGAKPVEQENMAAWLVDVNTIKILPFELPSIGPNDVRIWIKAVGICGSDVHYLKTMKCANFEVKEPMVIGHECAGIVDKVGSEVKHLVPGDRVAVEPGISCSRCQQCKGGRYNLCPDMKFFATPPVHGSLANQIVHPADLCFKLPENVSLEEGAMCEPLSVGVHACRRANVGPETTVLVIGAGPIGLVSVLAARAFGAPRIVIVDMDDQRLAMAKSLGADGTVKVSTKMEDIDDEVAMIKEAMESEVDVTFDCVGFSKTMSTGLKATRSGGRVCLVGMGHSTMTVPLTPAAAREVDVVGVFRYRNTWPLCLDFLRSGKIDVKPLITHRFGFTEKDVEEAFATSARGGNAIKVMFNL, via the exons ATGGGTAAGGGAGGCCAATCGATAAATGGAGCCAAACCTGTTGAGCAAGAAAACATGGCTGCTTGGCTTGTTGATGTCAACACCATCAAGATCCTACCTTTCGAGCTCCCCAGTATCG GACCCAATGATGTCCGGATTTGGATTAAGGCTGTCGGCATTTGTGGAAGCGATGTTCACTACCTCAAGACCATGAAATGTGCGAATTTTGAGGTCAAGGAGCCAATGGTAATCGGACATGAGTGTGCTGGCATCGTAGACAAAGTTGGGAGCGAGGTGAAGCATCTGGTGCCTGGTGACCGGGTGGCGGTTGAGCCCGGTATCAGTTGCTCTCGGTGTCAGCAGTGCAAAGGAGGGCGGTACAATCTTTGCCCCGACATGAAGTTTTTCGCCACCCCACCGGTTCATGGTTCCTTGGCAAATCAg ATTGTGCATCCTGCGGATCTATGCTTTAAGCTGCCAGAGAATGTGAGCTTGGAGGAAGGGGCAATGTGTGAGCCCTTGAGTGTTGGGGTTCATGCTTGTCGGCGAGCCAATGTTGGTCCCGAAACAACTGTTCTGGTCATCGGAGCTGGGCCTATTGGTCTCGTTTCAGTTTTGGCCGCTCGTGCTTTTGGGGCACCAAGAATTGTCATCGTGGATATGGATGACCAACGTTTAGCCATGGCAAAGTCTCTTGGCGCTGATGGCACTGTAaaagtttcaacaaaaatgGAGGATATAGATGACGAAGTTGCCATGATTAAAGAAGCCATGGAATCCGAAGTGGATGTAACCTTTGATTGTGTGGGTTTCAGTAAGACCATGTCGACAGGTCTCAAGGCCACTCGCTCCGGCGGCAGAGTCTGCCTTGTCGGAATGGGACACAGCACGATGACAGTGCCTCTCACTCCGGCTGCTGCCAGGGAGGTTGATGTGGTTGGAGTTTTCCGGTACAGGAACACATGGCCACTTTGCCTCGATTTTTTGAGAAGTGGGAAGATCGACGTGAAGCCGCTTATTACTCACCGGTTTGGATTTACCGAGAAGGATGTGGAAGAAGCCTTTGCGACCAGTGCTCGTGGGGGTAACGCCATTAAAGTCATGTTTAATCTTTAG
- the LOC126632803 gene encoding sorbitol dehydrogenase-like, with product MGKGGKSTNGDAKDGEQENKAAWLLGVNNLKIQAFTLPSLGPNDVRIMIKAVGICGSDVHYLKTMKCGDFEVKEPMVIGHECAGIVDAVGSAVKHLVSGDRVALEPGISCAKCHQCKGGRYNLCPDMKFFATPPVHGSLANQIVHPADLCFKLPENVSLEEGAMCEPLSVGVHACRRANVTPETNVLIIGAGPIGLVSVLSARAFGAPRIVIVDVDDQRLAMAKSLGADETVKVSTKAEDLDDEVAKIKKAMKSEVDVTFDCVGFNKTMATALAATSPGGKVCLVGMGHSMMTVPLTPAAAREVDVVGIFRYKNTWPLCIEFLRSGKIDVKPLITHRFGFSQKEVEDAFETSARGGNAIKVMFNL from the exons ATGGGGAAGGGAGGCAAGTCGACTAACGGAGATGCCAAAGATGGCGAACAAGAAAACAAGGCTGCATGGCTTCTTGGTGTTAACAACCTCAAGATCCAGGCTTTCACTCTCCCGAGTCTTG GACCCAATGATGTTCGAATTATGATCAAAGCCGTCGGCATTTGTGGAAGCGACGTCCATTACCTCAAG aCCATGAAGTGCGGGGATTTTGAAGTTAAGGAGCCAATGGTGATTGGTCATGAGTGTGCTGGGATCGTAGACGCAGTCGGGAGCGCCGTGAAGCATCTGGTTTCTGGCGATCGCGTGGCATTAGAGCCCGGCATCAGCTGCGCAAAGTGTCACCAGTGCAAAGGAGGCCGCTACAATCTTTGCCCGGACATGAAGTTTTTCGCCACCCCGCCGGTTCATGGTTCCTTGGCGAACCAG ATTGTGCATCCTGCGGACTTGTGCTTTAAGCTTCCGGAGAATGTTAGCTTGGAGGAAGGGGCAATGTGTGAGCCCTTGAGTGTTGGGGTTCATGCCTGTCGGAGAGCCAATGTCACTCCAGAAACAAATGTTCTCATCATCGGAGCAGGGCCGATCGGGCTGGTATCCGTGCTATCTGCTCGTGCTTTCGGGGCGCCGAGAATTGTCATTGTGGACGTGGATGATCAGCGTCTAGCTATGGCAAAGTCTCTTGGTGCCGATGAAACTGtcaaagtttcaacaaaagctgAGGATTTGGATGACGAAGTTGCCAAGATTAAAAAAGCCATGAAATCCGAAGTGGATGTGACCTTTGATTGTGTAGGTTTCAACAAAACCATGGCGACAGCTCTCGCCGCGACTAGTCCCGGCGGCAAAGTCTGCCTCGTCGGAATGGGACACAGCATGATGACTGTCCCTCTCACTCCTGCTGCTGCCAG GGAGGTGGACGTGGTTGGAATTTTCCGATACAAGAACACATGGCCGCTTTGCATCGAGTTTCTAAGAAGCGGGAAGATTGACGTGAAACCGCTTATTACTCACCGTTTTGGATTTTCCCAGAAGGAAGTGGAAGATGCCTTTGAGACCAGTGCTCGTGGAGGCAATGCCATCAAAGTCATGTTTAATTTGTAA